The Desulfosporosinus acidiphilus SJ4 genome has a window encoding:
- a CDS encoding methyl-accepting chemotaxis protein, with amino-acid sequence MLEDFVQIMQMLYDADFGKSSVLLYDLEKYIVIKEGSVVKFPLKEGDKLLPGSATHESVITGKKVTRQNGAELLGFPYYSIAYPLTLNGEVIGGIAIGSSAEKEHAQEKLQALAQNLSSSLQQVSAAIENIAASAQVLADMGQSVTVSSQNVNEKALQMEEVVEYINSVASDTKLLGLNASIEAARAGEVGRGFAVVASEIRAMAISSATSAKDIRKIIVGIQEVVGRMTKELEKSGENTQEVSAAIEEIGATVESLTQSAIELASLSEKL; translated from the coding sequence ATGTTAGAGGATTTTGTTCAGATCATGCAAATGTTATATGATGCTGACTTTGGTAAGTCGTCTGTTTTACTGTATGACCTTGAAAAATATATAGTAATAAAAGAGGGATCTGTCGTAAAATTTCCCCTTAAGGAGGGTGATAAATTACTTCCAGGTTCTGCTACTCATGAATCAGTTATAACTGGTAAAAAGGTGACAAGGCAAAATGGAGCGGAATTACTTGGCTTTCCTTACTATTCAATAGCTTATCCCTTAACACTAAACGGTGAAGTTATAGGTGGAATTGCCATTGGCTCTTCAGCAGAGAAGGAACACGCACAAGAGAAATTACAAGCTTTAGCCCAAAATCTTTCATCTTCCCTCCAACAAGTATCCGCTGCCATAGAAAATATTGCCGCCTCGGCACAAGTGCTTGCTGATATGGGGCAATCTGTTACAGTATCTTCTCAAAATGTTAATGAGAAAGCACTACAAATGGAAGAAGTCGTTGAATATATTAATTCCGTTGCCAGTGACACAAAGCTTCTTGGACTTAATGCTTCTATAGAGGCTGCGAGAGCCGGGGAGGTTGGACGTGGTTTTGCTGTCGTGGCCTCTGAAATTCGAGCGATGGCGATATCGAGTGCAACTTCTGCCAAAGATATTCGCAAAATTATTGTTGGTATTCAAGAAGTCGTCGGTAGAATGACGAAGGAGCTGGAAAAGTCCGGAGAAAATACACAGGAAGTCTCGGCAGCTATTGAAGAAATTGGTGCTACTGTCGAATCTTTAACGCAATCCGCTATAGAGTTAGCATCATTATCAGAAAAACTATAA
- a CDS encoding response regulator, which yields MIQLLLVDDHTIFRAGIKVLLEMQPDFKVVGEAEDGAKALALVRELQPEVVLMDIAMPGVDGLSSARQIIETAPSTKIILLTQHENKEYIQPALKIGAKGYVLKRAAADELVMAIRAVHQGKSFLDSNVTSTILADYCLDGKKSTETNSIQLSEREREILVMLARGYSNRQIAELLKISPKTVDFHCARIMKKLGIKGRVALAQYALRHGFVE from the coding sequence TTGATTCAACTCCTCTTGGTTGATGATCATACAATTTTTCGGGCGGGTATCAAGGTTCTTTTGGAAATGCAACCAGACTTCAAAGTGGTTGGAGAGGCCGAGGACGGAGCAAAAGCTCTGGCACTCGTCCGTGAACTTCAGCCGGAGGTAGTCCTGATGGATATTGCCATGCCGGGTGTTGATGGACTGAGCTCCGCCAGGCAAATTATTGAGACTGCACCCTCAACTAAAATCATCCTGCTTACACAACATGAAAATAAAGAATATATTCAGCCGGCTCTTAAAATTGGGGCTAAGGGATATGTTTTGAAGCGGGCCGCTGCAGATGAACTGGTTATGGCTATTCGTGCTGTCCATCAGGGGAAATCATTTCTTGATTCCAACGTAACTTCAACGATTTTGGCAGATTATTGCCTGGATGGAAAGAAGAGTACGGAGACAAACTCTATACAGTTATCAGAGAGAGAACGCGAGATCCTTGTCATGTTGGCGCGTGGATACAGCAACCGGCAGATCGCCGAACTTCTGAAAATCAGCCCCAAAACGGTGGATTTTCACTGCGCCAGAATCATGAAGAAATTAGGTATCAAGGGCAGGGTAGCTCTAGCTCAATATGCTTTACGGCATGGGTTTGTTGAGTGA
- a CDS encoding universal stress protein — translation MTDDRFNVLLYVGGSEHSFSAAVYAATLLKRLPNIHLTVVQVQESTEGLLGSDNYQWTDIWPLTPNAVWMKKILNEADHETQKEYQDILDRTNEIFSQKGLNVKHEILAAHNNILDVAEAIIDYAAKNSFKLIIMGTRGLSDIKGLVFGSFAHTMLNRSPIPVLLIKKLPQEFIDNL, via the coding sequence ATGACAGATGACAGATTTAATGTGCTGCTTTATGTTGGTGGATCTGAACATTCCTTTTCAGCAGCTGTATATGCAGCGACACTTTTAAAACGCCTTCCTAATATTCATCTTACCGTGGTACAGGTTCAAGAAAGTACGGAAGGTTTGTTGGGTTCAGATAACTACCAATGGACTGATATTTGGCCGCTCACTCCTAATGCCGTATGGATGAAGAAGATTTTAAACGAAGCGGATCATGAAACCCAAAAAGAGTATCAGGACATTTTAGATAGAACCAATGAGATATTTTCTCAAAAGGGACTAAATGTTAAACATGAAATTTTGGCAGCACATAACAATATTCTCGACGTTGCTGAAGCCATTATCGATTATGCAGCCAAAAATTCCTTTAAGTTAATTATTATGGGGACCCGTGGACTTTCGGATATCAAAGGATTGGTCTTCGGCAGTTTCGCCCATACGATGCTCAACCGTTCGCCCATTCCTGTCTTATTAATCAAAAAGTTGCCTCAAGAGTTTATTGATAATCTATAA
- a CDS encoding universal stress protein — MNHSLYKVLLYIDGSNQSFSAAVYTAILFKEISNIHLTIIQIEECIGGSMGIEYSWRELRPKYKKCYWGCSKEKEYCWRDIWPVRPNPDWMKLVLSEANMETRNKYDRILAKTDEIFSRRGLNPNHQTLYANISVSDKSDIANMIIDYATKNSFQLLIMGTRGLPTIQGLVSGSLAQMVRSKSTIPVLLVKKLPQEFIDSYLSDTEPLISNKDQLVKQC, encoded by the coding sequence GTGAATCATTCTTTGTATAAGGTGCTTCTTTATATCGATGGGTCAAATCAGTCTTTTTCCGCAGCCGTTTATACCGCCATTTTATTTAAGGAAATTTCCAACATACATTTAACCATTATACAAATAGAGGAATGTATTGGCGGTTCTATGGGGATAGAATATAGTTGGAGAGAATTAAGGCCCAAATACAAAAAGTGTTATTGGGGATGCTCTAAAGAGAAAGAATATTGCTGGAGAGACATATGGCCGGTCCGGCCTAACCCAGACTGGATGAAACTTGTGCTTTCAGAAGCAAATATGGAAACCAGGAACAAGTACGATAGAATACTCGCCAAGACTGATGAAATATTTTCCAGGAGGGGGCTTAATCCCAATCATCAAACATTATACGCTAATATATCCGTTTCCGATAAATCAGATATTGCGAATATGATTATTGATTATGCAACAAAAAATTCATTTCAATTATTGATAATGGGAACACGCGGATTACCGACAATTCAAGGATTGGTTTCCGGTAGTTTAGCACAAATGGTGCGTAGCAAGTCAACTATTCCGGTTTTATTAGTTAAGAAACTTCCTCAAGAATTTATCGATAGTTATTTGTCGGATACTGAACCTTTAATTTCGAATAAAGATCAACTAGTGAAACAATGTTGA
- a CDS encoding HlyD family secretion protein, with the protein MDALEKINYKKLGIFILFMGIIGGSLFIFNQYFYKHQVALADEQQSLTATGTIEATDVMASFKVPGKLAKTLVDEGSQVKAGQEIASLESEEIGSDVVTAQGAYSAALQDSQRAADAVPLTKQQVDSTIAQTQAKVAQAEIGVKDAKQSYDRVTELFKGGAVPQKTMDDATNAYDLAKSKLQEAQAALQQALSAQSNVTIAQAQYEAAQGVVKQASGAVDKASAYLSDTHLLSPLTGYITKKYLQAGEMLNAGTPVYEIADLANPYVNVYISETKIGRVHLNQEAEVTVDAYPNRVFKGKVVLVNGAGEFAVKKAINDQYEHDIQSFEVKIALPNQDLALKTGMTAKVKIVEGAK; encoded by the coding sequence ATGGATGCATTAGAGAAAATTAATTACAAGAAACTGGGCATTTTTATTTTGTTCATGGGGATTATTGGGGGAAGTTTGTTCATTTTTAACCAATACTTCTACAAACATCAAGTTGCTTTGGCTGATGAGCAACAGAGCCTGACCGCGACGGGCACAATTGAAGCGACAGATGTCATGGCTTCGTTTAAAGTTCCGGGCAAATTGGCAAAAACCTTGGTGGATGAGGGGAGTCAAGTAAAAGCAGGACAGGAAATAGCGTCCTTGGAAAGCGAGGAAATCGGTTCTGATGTTGTGACTGCCCAAGGGGCTTATAGCGCTGCTCTGCAGGATTCTCAAAGAGCTGCTGATGCAGTTCCTTTGACAAAGCAGCAGGTTGACAGCACCATCGCTCAGACTCAAGCTAAAGTAGCCCAAGCAGAAATAGGTGTTAAAGATGCTAAACAATCCTATGACCGGGTTACAGAGCTGTTTAAAGGAGGAGCTGTTCCGCAGAAGACAATGGATGATGCAACCAATGCCTATGATTTGGCAAAAAGCAAGCTTCAGGAAGCTCAAGCCGCTCTTCAACAGGCGTTGTCTGCTCAGAGTAATGTAACAATCGCCCAGGCGCAATATGAGGCAGCTCAGGGCGTGGTTAAACAAGCGAGCGGAGCGGTAGATAAAGCGTCAGCCTATCTTAGCGACACTCATTTGCTGTCTCCGTTGACAGGCTATATTACAAAGAAATACCTTCAGGCTGGTGAAATGTTAAATGCCGGTACTCCTGTTTATGAAATTGCTGATTTAGCGAATCCTTATGTTAATGTTTATATTAGTGAAACTAAAATCGGACGTGTTCATTTAAACCAGGAGGCTGAAGTTACTGTGGATGCCTATCCGAACCGAGTCTTCAAGGGAAAAGTTGTTCTCGTCAATGGAGCCGGAGAATTTGCAGTAAAAAAAGCCATTAATGACCAGTACGAGCATGACATTCAGAGTTTTGAAGTTAAGATTGCTTTGCCAAATCAGGATTTAGCCTTGAAGACAGGAATGACGGCAAAGGTTAAGATCGTAGAGGGGGCTAAGTGA
- a CDS encoding undecaprenyl-diphosphate phosphatase has protein sequence MTKMLKMMEGLIQVSLIIKAIILGIVEGITEFLPVSSTGHLIIVNEFINFTGNFAKMFDVIIQLGAILSVVVYFWHKLFPFGKHKSRLEKAEIWDIWKKTIVGVLPALFIGAIFGKRIEDKLFTPIVVALALLIGGIILIIIESKNKGGKINSIKQLSFKTALSIGFIQCLAMIPGTSRSAATIIGAMLLGSTRLVAAEFSFFLAIPTMVAASGYSLLKIGFGLTSNEMLLLAIGFVVSFIVALFVISGFMNYISKRDFKLFGYYRIILGILVLVYFSFLK, from the coding sequence ATGACCAAAATGTTAAAAATGATGGAGGGGTTAATACAGGTGAGTCTAATTATTAAAGCAATCATTTTAGGTATTGTTGAAGGGATTACCGAATTTTTGCCAGTTTCCTCGACCGGCCATTTAATTATCGTTAATGAATTTATTAACTTTACCGGAAATTTTGCAAAAATGTTTGATGTGATTATCCAACTTGGAGCTATTCTTTCTGTGGTTGTGTATTTTTGGCACAAGCTTTTTCCTTTTGGAAAACATAAATCCAGACTGGAAAAGGCTGAAATTTGGGACATCTGGAAGAAGACGATTGTTGGAGTACTGCCCGCTTTGTTTATTGGAGCAATCTTCGGAAAGCGCATTGAAGACAAATTATTTACGCCCATAGTTGTTGCCTTAGCCTTACTTATTGGCGGTATCATCTTAATTATCATAGAAAGCAAAAACAAAGGCGGAAAAATAAATTCTATAAAACAATTAAGCTTTAAGACAGCCTTGAGCATTGGTTTTATTCAGTGTTTAGCTATGATACCTGGGACTTCAAGATCCGCAGCGACGATTATTGGAGCGATGCTTCTGGGTTCTACGAGACTAGTTGCTGCAGAATTCTCTTTTTTCCTTGCTATTCCCACAATGGTTGCGGCATCAGGATACTCACTTTTAAAAATCGGTTTTGGGCTGACTTCAAATGAGATGTTACTGCTGGCAATTGGTTTTGTGGTCTCGTTTATCGTGGCCTTATTTGTTATCTCAGGTTTTATGAACTATATTTCTAAGAGGGATTTCAAATTATTTGGATATTACCGGATCATATTAGGAATTCTTGTCTTAGTATATTTTAGCTTTTTGAAATAA
- a CDS encoding sensor histidine kinase: MRLSRKIIYMTSGIVAVMGLVTIVAINGVVKNTIRGSIEQNGVVLAETTVSNVANQYLDGKLLTVKSVLENQLNSNHYLVYAYILNRDDATVVDTFQQGFPAGLVQADPLPKGSSSVTKLLSMNGNLVRDTGVPLVSGFDGIELHIGLSESALLLPLSKISWVIALMTVLGIIIGSLAALILSRLITGPLETLTLQAVQIGEGNLDGEILLNSRDEVGNLARSFNRMTTHLKENIQALQRRNQDLSLLSQKLGEREELLGKLWLKVISAQEEERKRIARELHDETTQSLAAITIGLKTAEEIIPKDQNKGIDFLGQLRNMAGQIVKELHNIVYDLRPTILDDLGLVPALRWYAESRLGTRGIGFDLQAEGITHRFSAEIETTLFRIGQEAISNIFKHAQASKVVLILTEKDNYLTMQVKDDGRGFISNELWNTTDEEVHLGLLGMRERAGLFGGIIEISSQIGNGTVVTVTIELTQTEHSKEDNSFDSTPLG; encoded by the coding sequence ATGCGGCTTAGCCGTAAAATAATTTATATGACATCTGGTATCGTAGCAGTTATGGGTTTAGTAACGATTGTTGCCATCAATGGTGTTGTAAAAAATACCATACGCGGAAGTATTGAACAAAACGGAGTTGTTTTAGCGGAGACCACTGTCAGTAATGTTGCAAACCAATATCTAGATGGTAAACTATTAACGGTGAAAAGTGTTTTAGAAAATCAACTGAACAGCAATCATTACCTGGTGTATGCCTATATTCTAAACCGAGACGATGCTACAGTCGTAGATACATTTCAGCAAGGCTTTCCAGCAGGGTTAGTGCAGGCTGATCCTCTTCCGAAGGGCAGTTCCTCCGTCACTAAACTGCTGAGTATGAATGGCAATCTAGTAAGAGATACGGGGGTACCCCTTGTCAGTGGGTTTGATGGTATTGAATTGCATATCGGTTTAAGCGAGAGCGCCTTACTCCTTCCACTGTCAAAAATCTCCTGGGTAATTGCTTTAATGACAGTCTTGGGTATTATCATCGGCAGCCTTGCGGCTCTTATTTTAAGTCGTTTGATCACCGGCCCTTTGGAAACATTGACCTTGCAGGCAGTGCAGATCGGTGAAGGAAATCTGGATGGTGAAATTCTGCTGAACAGCCGGGATGAGGTAGGAAACTTAGCTCGCAGCTTTAATAGGATGACCACTCATCTTAAGGAGAATATTCAAGCCCTGCAGCGACGCAATCAAGATCTGTCTCTCCTCTCGCAAAAACTGGGTGAGAGGGAAGAACTTTTAGGCAAACTCTGGCTTAAGGTTATTTCCGCTCAAGAAGAGGAGCGAAAACGGATTGCCAGAGAGCTGCACGATGAAACGACTCAGTCTCTGGCTGCCATCACCATTGGTTTAAAGACGGCGGAAGAAATCATACCTAAAGACCAAAATAAAGGCATAGATTTTTTGGGGCAACTTCGCAATATGGCCGGACAAATTGTCAAAGAATTACACAATATAGTCTATGATTTGCGACCGACCATCCTTGATGATCTTGGCTTGGTCCCGGCCCTGCGCTGGTATGCAGAATCGCGCCTAGGAACCAGAGGGATAGGGTTCGATCTGCAGGCGGAGGGAATCACTCACCGCTTCTCAGCTGAAATCGAAACGACCCTCTTTCGCATAGGTCAAGAAGCCATCAGCAATATCTTTAAGCATGCTCAAGCCTCTAAAGTTGTATTAATTTTAACCGAAAAAGACAATTATTTAACGATGCAGGTCAAAGATGATGGGCGAGGATTTATTAGCAATGAACTATGGAATACGACGGATGAAGAGGTTCACCTTGGCCTTTTAGGCATGCGCGAAAGGGCAGGTCTATTCGGTGGCATCATTGAAATCAGTTCACAGATAGGAAATGGAACTGTCGTGACTGTTACCATAGAATTGACTCAGACAGAACATTCAAAGGAGGACAATAGCTTTGATTCAACTCCTCTTGGTTGA
- a CDS encoding TetR/AcrR family transcriptional regulator has product MDNREKDFKKIDGRGQRSEESRGRILSSATRIFAEKGLDGARIDEIAEDAGINKRMLYHYYGSKEDLYVEVLRYNYEKIYTLSKNAFNLGDDPKENVTRAVRAYFYFLAQNEDFVRLTSWEALNRGRFAKKVIPQFFDLVELEFVDIIKNGIKRNFIRPDTDIRQVIVSVQALCLAYFNRREIVQPLWQEDLLSEEMLEVRLQHILALIFDGIFSHKEE; this is encoded by the coding sequence ATGGATAACAGAGAAAAAGATTTTAAGAAAATCGATGGGCGAGGACAACGTTCTGAAGAAAGCAGAGGACGGATTTTAAGTTCAGCTACGAGGATTTTCGCAGAGAAGGGGCTTGATGGCGCACGAATCGATGAAATTGCAGAGGATGCGGGAATAAACAAACGAATGCTCTATCATTATTATGGCAGCAAGGAAGACCTATATGTAGAAGTACTACGTTATAACTATGAAAAAATCTATACCTTAAGCAAAAATGCCTTTAACTTAGGAGATGATCCTAAAGAAAATGTTACGAGGGCAGTTCGTGCTTACTTTTACTTTTTGGCTCAGAATGAAGACTTTGTGCGGCTTACCAGCTGGGAAGCACTTAATAGGGGCAGGTTTGCCAAGAAGGTAATTCCTCAATTCTTCGATCTTGTTGAATTAGAGTTTGTTGACATTATTAAGAACGGAATTAAGCGAAATTTTATTAGGCCGGATACGGATATTCGTCAAGTGATTGTAAGTGTGCAGGCTTTGTGTCTTGCTTATTTTAATAGACGCGAGATCGTTCAGCCTCTTTGGCAAGAAGATTTGCTTTCTGAAGAAATGCTGGAAGTAAGACTGCAGCATATATTGGCCCTAATTTTTGACGGAATTTTTAGTCATAAGGAGGAATAG
- a CDS encoding PhnD/SsuA/transferrin family substrate-binding protein: MPRKLWLLSIVVFITIILFVGGCQTTAPLKIDLKKTISAGQLKEMVKDSSNYYHVGFDWRLEPSEDVKMYIPLLNYVDRQTGYKFRLRVFPHDTDIAQEMVTGQIQFAIIGPLSLLRAEKYGVKSLVIGVTGNGTSNYRTMFVTQPKSPIKTIQDLRGRMLALGSRTSTQGYLIPRIMLAQAKLSLSDLASFESFQSYADAANAVLGGAYDAAALPDTLAEKLASQGLVKIIAISDYYPSGGIAVSPGCNSAVVAAVQKALLRFDPQGKDSKGLYKWDNSEMPKGFGPVIGDPYASYRPWVKEFGLIK, from the coding sequence ATGCCGAGAAAATTGTGGCTTCTTTCTATCGTGGTATTTATCACAATAATTTTATTTGTCGGTGGATGCCAAACTACTGCTCCGCTTAAAATTGACCTAAAGAAGACCATTTCTGCTGGGCAATTGAAGGAAATGGTTAAAGATAGTTCTAATTATTATCATGTCGGTTTCGACTGGAGATTAGAGCCTAGTGAGGACGTCAAAATGTATATTCCATTATTAAATTATGTGGATCGACAAACAGGCTATAAATTTAGGCTCAGAGTTTTTCCGCATGATACAGATATTGCTCAGGAGATGGTTACAGGTCAGATTCAATTCGCCATTATTGGACCTTTAAGTCTACTCCGTGCTGAAAAATATGGTGTTAAGAGCCTAGTTATTGGTGTTACAGGAAACGGAACCTCCAATTACAGAACCATGTTTGTCACTCAACCTAAGAGTCCCATAAAAACAATTCAAGATTTGCGAGGCCGGATGCTGGCCCTTGGCTCGAGGACTTCGACCCAAGGATATCTAATCCCACGCATCATGTTGGCTCAAGCCAAACTAAGTCTTAGTGATTTGGCCTCCTTCGAATCATTTCAATCCTATGCCGACGCGGCTAATGCTGTTCTAGGCGGAGCTTATGACGCGGCTGCTTTGCCCGATACTTTGGCCGAAAAATTGGCCTCTCAAGGTTTAGTAAAGATTATAGCGATCTCTGATTATTATCCCTCCGGTGGAATAGCAGTGTCTCCTGGATGCAATTCAGCAGTTGTAGCAGCGGTCCAGAAAGCTTTGCTGCGATTTGATCCGCAGGGTAAAGACAGCAAAGGTCTATATAAATGGGATAATTCAGAAATGCCCAAGGGTTTTGGCCCAGTAATTGGGGATCCTTATGCTAGCTACCGTCCATGGGTTAAAGAATTTGGACTTATAAAATAG
- a CDS encoding MFS transporter, with translation MGESIPFHKRNGYHWFVVGTVCIGAFMAALDASIINVAMPTLSKGFSVGMNTVEWVSIAYLLTLTSLLTLLGSLSDRIGRKLFYTVGFAIFGLGSGLCGIAPTIAILVGARVLQALGAAMLQANSIAIITSAVPATSRGKAIGIQGSAQAIGLSIGPTVGGLLIANFGWRLIFDVNIPVAIIGTLLATLILPRDMPNPHTNRFDYLGAILFTPSLILLVLIFKDGYKIGWTSSQIIIEFIGVIIFLALFVWREKKCTNPMIDLRLLKIKAFTSGNISGLLSYSLMFGVLFLMPFYLDWIMKLNSLYTGLMLTVVSLAMFVMSPMSGAIADRIGTRILTSCGMAIATLGSLVLITLSQRSSIVIDLVGLAMVGLGMGMFTPPNNSSVMGSAPPEHIGVAGGILNMSRSLGMSLGVAIAGTLYNSDFNSFHLIKHTLNGARILAFHVGFEGMALLGITATLICVFIYNRSMPNKLDTSEYVSFH, from the coding sequence ATGGGAGAAAGTATTCCGTTTCACAAGAGAAATGGATATCATTGGTTTGTGGTAGGTACTGTCTGCATAGGTGCATTTATGGCGGCTCTTGATGCTAGTATTATCAATGTTGCTATGCCTACGTTAAGTAAAGGCTTTTCAGTCGGAATGAATACGGTGGAATGGGTTTCTATTGCCTATCTACTTACTTTAACCTCACTATTAACGTTACTAGGTAGTTTATCTGACAGAATAGGGCGAAAACTATTTTATACTGTGGGGTTTGCAATTTTTGGGTTAGGCTCAGGACTATGCGGCATAGCACCCACCATAGCAATTCTGGTAGGTGCAAGAGTACTACAAGCTTTAGGCGCTGCCATGCTTCAGGCTAACTCTATTGCTATCATTACTTCTGCGGTTCCCGCAACGAGCAGGGGCAAAGCAATTGGGATTCAAGGCTCTGCTCAAGCAATAGGATTGTCTATCGGACCAACAGTTGGCGGATTATTGATCGCTAATTTTGGCTGGCGCTTAATCTTTGATGTTAATATTCCTGTAGCAATAATCGGTACGCTCCTTGCTACATTAATTTTGCCCAGGGATATGCCCAATCCTCATACAAATCGATTTGACTATTTAGGGGCTATACTTTTTACCCCTTCTCTTATTCTCTTGGTGCTCATTTTCAAAGACGGTTACAAAATAGGCTGGACTTCCTCTCAGATTATTATCGAGTTTATCGGAGTAATTATCTTTTTAGCGCTCTTTGTCTGGCGTGAAAAGAAATGTACTAATCCTATGATTGATTTAAGATTACTCAAAATTAAGGCATTTACCAGTGGAAATATTTCAGGATTACTTTCATATTCATTGATGTTTGGAGTTCTTTTTCTGATGCCTTTCTATTTGGATTGGATTATGAAGCTCAACTCGTTATATACCGGGCTGATGCTGACAGTGGTTTCGTTAGCAATGTTTGTTATGTCTCCAATGTCCGGGGCTATTGCAGATCGAATTGGTACTAGAATATTAACGAGCTGTGGGATGGCGATTGCCACTTTGGGTTCATTAGTATTAATTACACTTTCCCAAAGGTCTTCAATCGTTATTGACCTAGTTGGGTTGGCTATGGTGGGATTAGGAATGGGAATGTTTACTCCTCCGAATAATAGTTCGGTGATGGGAAGTGCACCGCCGGAACATATTGGCGTCGCGGGGGGGATATTAAACATGTCCAGGTCATTGGGTATGAGCTTGGGAGTGGCTATCGCAGGTACTCTTTATAATAGTGATTTTAATAGTTTTCATCTAATCAAACATACTCTTAACGGGGCACGTATTCTTGCCTTTCATGTAGGGTTTGAGGGTATGGCTCTGCTCGGAATAACCGCCACTTTGATATGTGTTTTCATCTATAATCGTTCAATGCCCAATAAGCTTGATACAAGTGAATACGTCTCATTTCATTAG
- a CDS encoding APC family permease: protein MKQGLKRDLGLLDLTMMGLGAIIGSGWLYAAQKAGNLAGPAAIFAWLGGGVAVMFIALVYAELGAMLPESGGLVRFSQYSHGSFVSYMMAFALILADSTVIAIEAEAVVQYASYYIPSLYNNSAGVMTAGGWLLAVCLIVIFFFLNYLSAKAFAKSNTIITALKFLTPALTVIVLLTQFHSGNMATGGFAPFGVPGVFAAISSGGIIFSYFGFRQAVVMAGEAKNPQRDVPLAIGLAIGLGIILYILLQTVFIGALPGSELAKGWGHINFRSPFAELAILLNFNWLAAILFADAVISPAGTGNIYMGTTSRLIMAQSENGFWWKVFKKVHAKSGVPRPALWLTLVLAVVWTAPFPSWGKLVGVVSGAVVFTYMIGPISLVALRRTAPGLHRPFVLKGLNVVAGIAFIVSTLIIYWSGWSTDSIVMLANLFGLVLFASFLVIRPDLRKDIGKHIKAGIWLVVYMLFMIAISYFGSSKFGGKDFLKYPMDQLVAIIGGIIFYLWGTASAFVTDEIVDVVKEQEKERAS, encoded by the coding sequence ATGAAGCAAGGACTTAAAAGGGATCTTGGTTTGCTTGATTTGACGATGATGGGTTTAGGGGCCATCATCGGTTCCGGGTGGCTTTATGCGGCACAAAAGGCAGGTAATCTTGCCGGTCCGGCAGCAATTTTTGCCTGGCTGGGCGGCGGTGTTGCTGTTATGTTTATTGCCTTGGTGTATGCTGAGCTGGGCGCAATGCTTCCCGAATCCGGAGGACTCGTACGTTTTTCTCAATATTCCCATGGAAGTTTCGTTAGTTACATGATGGCTTTTGCACTTATACTTGCCGATTCTACGGTCATCGCCATTGAGGCTGAAGCGGTTGTCCAGTATGCTAGTTACTATATCCCATCTCTCTATAATAATTCTGCCGGTGTTATGACAGCGGGGGGCTGGTTACTGGCAGTCTGCTTAATCGTAATTTTCTTCTTTCTCAATTACCTCAGTGCTAAGGCTTTTGCCAAGAGCAATACAATTATTACGGCTTTGAAATTTTTAACACCTGCTTTAACAGTGATTGTTCTTTTGACTCAGTTTCACAGCGGAAATATGGCAACAGGTGGCTTCGCTCCTTTTGGTGTGCCTGGTGTCTTTGCTGCTATTTCTTCTGGGGGAATTATTTTCTCATATTTTGGCTTCCGCCAAGCAGTCGTTATGGCCGGAGAAGCCAAAAATCCCCAGCGAGATGTTCCCTTGGCGATTGGCTTAGCCATCGGTTTGGGTATTATCCTCTACATTTTGCTCCAAACAGTGTTTATTGGCGCCTTGCCGGGCAGTGAACTGGCGAAAGGCTGGGGGCATATTAATTTCCGTTCTCCTTTTGCCGAGTTGGCGATATTGCTTAACTTTAATTGGCTGGCTGCTATTCTCTTTGCAGATGCGGTCATCTCTCCGGCCGGAACAGGAAATATTTATATGGGAACCACCTCACGTCTGATCATGGCCCAGTCGGAAAATGGTTTCTGGTGGAAGGTCTTCAAGAAAGTCCATGCTAAATCGGGGGTTCCCAGACCTGCTCTTTGGCTAACTCTGGTGCTGGCGGTTGTTTGGACGGCACCTTTCCCTTCATGGGGAAAGCTCGTTGGAGTTGTTTCCGGAGCAGTTGTATTTACTTATATGATAGGCCCCATCAGCCTCGTAGCTTTGCGACGCACTGCCCCCGGACTGCACCGCCCCTTTGTTCTTAAAGGCTTGAATGTGGTAGCAGGAATTGCGTTTATTGTCAGCACTCTGATTATCTATTGGAGCGGCTGGTCTACTGATTCCATTGTGATGCTGGCCAATCTCTTCGGGCTTGTACTTTTTGCCAGTTTTCTGGTCATTCGCCCCGATCTGCGGAAGGACATCGGTAAGCATATTAAAGCCGGGATCTGGCTTGTGGTATACATGTTGTTTATGATTGCCATCAGCTATTTCGGGAGTTCAAAATTCGGAGGCAAGGACTTCCTCAAGTATCCGATGGATCAGCTTGTCGCAATCATTGGAGGTATTATTTTCTACCTCTGGGGAACTGCCAGCGCGTTTGTTACGGATGAGATAGTCGATGTTGTTAAGGAGCAAGAAAAGGAAAGAGCATCCTAA